In the genome of Halapricum salinum, one region contains:
- the lrp gene encoding HTH-type transcriptional regulator Lrp yields the protein MTYENLDRKLVNALLGDGRASLRSLADDLDVSVTTVSNHLSNLEDEGIIQGYTPKVDYDKLGYDVTAIVQLKVEGSALPDVTDSLSEHEQMVSVYEVTGDYDIIAVGKFLDTDDMNKQIKNMLTDPEINESNTSVVLNAAKEHEQFTLEVE from the coding sequence ATGACGTACGAAAATCTCGACCGGAAGTTAGTGAATGCCCTGCTGGGCGACGGGCGCGCAAGCCTCCGGAGTCTCGCAGACGACCTGGATGTGTCAGTAACGACCGTGTCGAATCACCTCTCGAACCTCGAAGACGAGGGGATCATCCAGGGGTACACCCCGAAAGTCGACTACGACAAACTCGGTTACGACGTAACAGCCATCGTCCAGCTAAAAGTCGAAGGGAGCGCGCTGCCGGACGTCACCGACAGCCTCTCCGAGCACGAACAGATGGTCAGCGTCTACGAGGTTACCGGCGACTACGACATCATCGCCGTCGGGAAGTTCCTCGACACCGACGACATGAACAAGCAGATCAAGAACATGCTGACCGACCCCGAGATCAACGAATCGAACACCAGCGTCGTGCTCAACGCCGCCAAAGAGCACGAACAGTTCACTCTCGAAGTCGAGTAG
- a CDS encoding ATP-binding protein → MIDRDDQREWLESRLKDSSRDVLVLYGRRRVGKTTLVTSVLDAIETPSVYYLCDQRGTEYNVRAFANRCAERLDDVPPAVDGFEGAFRYLAGRVEGPFVVALDEFSYLVEEDEGIPSVFQRVVDDVLAETEISLVLLGSSISMMEEGVLSYESPLYGRRTGQWRLEPMSVGDASGFFPNYDPIALIRTYSAVGGIPAYLEQFDPDVDLLCNVEQHVLSKGAFLYEEPEFLLRQELREPATYMAILEAIANGAARVTEIAGEIDRDASSLSRYLDNLTRLALVERETPVTDPDGRGVYQVTDHFLRFWFRYVSPNRSQLEQGHVKPVSESIIATFPEHVSYTFEDVCRQAVRTPAFPVACSRVGRWWYDGQEIDIAGLSAETETLLLGECKWTSDPVGTGLLDDLEALEPEVRWHGSERSVVYALFSKCGFTDSLEATAAERDNLVLFTPGDVLELFG, encoded by the coding sequence ATGATCGACAGAGACGACCAGCGCGAATGGTTGGAATCGCGACTGAAGGACAGCAGTCGGGACGTACTGGTTCTGTATGGACGCCGTCGCGTCGGAAAAACGACGCTTGTAACTTCAGTCCTCGACGCGATCGAGACGCCATCAGTCTACTACCTCTGTGACCAGCGCGGGACCGAATACAACGTTCGTGCGTTCGCGAACCGCTGTGCCGAGCGACTCGACGACGTTCCGCCGGCGGTCGACGGCTTCGAGGGCGCGTTTCGGTATCTCGCTGGACGAGTCGAGGGGCCATTCGTCGTCGCGCTCGACGAGTTCTCGTATCTCGTCGAAGAGGATGAGGGGATTCCGTCGGTGTTCCAGCGGGTTGTCGACGACGTGCTCGCCGAGACCGAGATTTCGCTCGTCCTATTGGGGTCGTCGATCTCGATGATGGAGGAGGGGGTTTTGAGTTACGAGAGTCCACTGTACGGACGACGAACCGGCCAGTGGCGACTCGAACCGATGTCGGTCGGTGACGCGTCGGGCTTTTTCCCAAACTACGATCCAATAGCGTTGATCCGTACCTACAGCGCCGTCGGCGGAATCCCGGCGTATCTCGAACAGTTCGATCCCGATGTCGATCTGCTATGTAACGTCGAACAACATGTACTCTCGAAGGGTGCGTTCCTCTACGAGGAGCCGGAATTTCTCCTCAGACAGGAACTACGAGAGCCGGCGACGTACATGGCGATCCTCGAAGCGATCGCGAACGGTGCAGCACGCGTCACCGAGATCGCCGGCGAAATCGACCGCGACGCCAGTTCACTGTCACGGTATCTGGACAACCTCACCAGACTAGCGCTCGTCGAGCGGGAGACGCCAGTAACGGACCCCGATGGCCGGGGAGTTTACCAGGTGACCGACCATTTCCTCCGGTTCTGGTTTCGGTACGTCTCTCCCAACCGCTCACAGCTCGAACAAGGTCACGTCAAACCCGTCAGTGAGTCGATTATCGCGACATTCCCCGAGCACGTGAGCTATACGTTCGAGGACGTCTGCCGGCAGGCCGTCCGCACGCCTGCGTTTCCGGTCGCGTGTTCGCGCGTCGGGCGATGGTGGTACGACGGTCAGGAGATCGACATCGCCGGCCTGAGTGCAGAGACCGAGACGCTGCTGCTCGGGGAGTGCAAGTGGACGAGCGACCCCGTCGGCACGGGCCTGCTCGATGATCTCGAAGCGCTCGAACCGGAGGTGCGCTGGCACGGCTCGGAGCGGTCGGTCGTCTACGCGCTGTTCTCGAAGTGTGGGTTCACGGATTCGCTCGAAGCGACCGCGGCCGAGCGAGACAACCTCGTTCTGTTTACTCCGGGAGACGTTCTCGAACTGTTCGGTTGA
- a CDS encoding radical SAM protein, producing MTDPAALSVTIVDGYVDEPAHFGVPPYISTYPRYVAGALVDAGVPRERITYHTIDALREETTRWRDVSDADLTVYVGGMTVPGKYVGGTPAEPDEVRKIAWTADGTSIMGGPVRFGVGEENVGASETQRDDLDFDFVAGADIEAAVFDLVENGLEGFEPRYRGIPEETRWARNGAFIVEQHPNHPDYLLAELETSRGCPYRCSFCTEPLYGDPDFRPPESVVDEVDALSDHGVKHFRLGRQADILAYGGDGEAPNPEALRRLYGGIREVAPDLETLHLDNMNPITIVKWPEKAKEGIRIIAEHNTPGDTAAFGLESADPAVMSDNNLNVTADQCFEAVKIVNEVAGWRPGGAGDPRTDVEGSAPNFGEDAAPRLPKLLPGINLVHGLKGETAETFEHNKRFLQRVLDAGLLLRRVNIRQVMAFEGTDMAETGAEIARDHKQLFKQYKKEVREAIDNPMLQRVAPPGTVLPDVHLEYHQDGKTFGRQLGTYPLLVAIPGERELGQVLDVAVTDHGYRSVTGVPHPLDLNSASMDELQAIPGLGRQRAGNIVVNRPYDSVENVEEQDLSKFAVAEQPEGAD from the coding sequence ATGACCGACCCTGCGGCGCTCTCGGTGACGATCGTCGACGGCTACGTCGACGAACCCGCTCACTTCGGCGTCCCTCCCTACATCTCGACGTATCCTCGATACGTCGCCGGCGCGCTGGTCGACGCGGGCGTCCCACGCGAACGGATCACCTACCACACGATCGACGCGCTGCGCGAGGAGACCACCCGCTGGCGGGACGTGAGCGACGCCGATCTGACGGTGTACGTCGGCGGCATGACCGTCCCCGGCAAGTACGTCGGCGGCACCCCCGCCGAACCCGACGAGGTGCGCAAGATCGCCTGGACCGCCGACGGCACCTCGATCATGGGCGGCCCAGTCCGCTTCGGCGTGGGCGAAGAGAACGTCGGCGCCAGCGAAACCCAGCGCGACGACCTGGACTTCGACTTCGTCGCCGGTGCCGATATCGAGGCTGCAGTCTTCGATCTGGTCGAGAACGGCTTGGAGGGGTTCGAGCCCCGATATCGCGGCATCCCCGAGGAGACGCGGTGGGCGCGCAACGGTGCCTTCATCGTCGAACAGCATCCGAATCATCCCGACTACCTGCTGGCGGAACTCGAAACCTCCCGGGGCTGTCCGTACCGCTGTTCGTTCTGCACGGAGCCACTGTACGGCGATCCGGACTTCCGACCACCGGAAAGTGTCGTCGACGAGGTCGACGCGCTCTCGGATCACGGCGTCAAACACTTCCGACTCGGCCGGCAGGCCGACATCCTGGCCTACGGTGGTGACGGCGAGGCTCCGAATCCCGAGGCGCTCCGGCGACTCTACGGCGGGATTCGCGAGGTCGCGCCCGATCTGGAGACCCTCCATCTGGACAACATGAACCCCATCACGATCGTGAAGTGGCCCGAGAAGGCCAAAGAGGGGATCCGGATCATCGCCGAGCACAACACGCCCGGGGACACCGCCGCTTTCGGCCTCGAATCCGCCGATCCCGCCGTGATGAGCGACAACAACCTCAACGTCACCGCAGACCAGTGTTTCGAGGCGGTCAAGATCGTCAACGAGGTCGCGGGCTGGCGACCCGGCGGTGCGGGCGACCCCCGGACCGACGTCGAGGGGTCGGCCCCGAACTTCGGTGAGGACGCCGCCCCGCGCCTGCCGAAGCTCCTGCCGGGGATCAACCTCGTCCACGGTCTGAAGGGCGAGACCGCCGAGACCTTCGAGCACAACAAGCGCTTCCTCCAGCGCGTGCTCGACGCGGGCCTGCTGCTCCGGCGGGTCAACATCCGGCAGGTCATGGCGTTCGAGGGTACCGACATGGCCGAGACGGGGGCAGAGATCGCCAGGGACCACAAACAGCTGTTCAAACAGTACAAGAAGGAAGTACGGGAAGCGATCGACAACCCGATGCTCCAGCGCGTCGCGCCGCCTGGAACGGTCCTGCCCGACGTCCACCTCGAATACCACCAGGACGGCAAGACCTTCGGCCGTCAGCTGGGGACCTATCCGCTCCTGGTGGCGATCCCGGGAGAGCGCGAACTCGGCCAGGTGCTCGACGTCGCCGTCACGGACCACGGCTATCGCTCCGTGACCGGTGTTCCCCATCCGCTCGACCTCAACTCGGCGTCGATGGACGAACTGCAGGCGATTCCCGGATTGGGTCGCCAGCGCGCGGGCAACATCGTCGTCAATCGACCCTACGACTCCGTGGAGAACGTCGAAGAACAGGACCTCTCGAAGTTCGCGGTCGCCGAACAGCCCGAAGGCGCGGACTGA
- a CDS encoding DUF4129 domain-containing protein, protein MDRKRVIVFGVGLVCALTLATAAASIASESSGSFAGSPTVDVEGGLFGDLLGALQFDGGPVASVLNVLVFLPGLVGLAVIGYGIANYLGAAEMAGPVVMVLFGLAAMALFPMASVSQDFLRKAEGTSGELAPTVESAVSSGPEITVFLTPLVGLVVLVGLGVAAVVLTRGDEPEDPSTEPTELREMRDLQGVGAAAGRAAEELAADESFENAVYEAWTRMTRSLSVENPETTTPGEFADHAVAAGVDPGDVEELTRLFEVVRYGQTPVTDDRRERARSALERIEATYAGDDGTDTREHDE, encoded by the coding sequence GTGGATCGAAAGCGGGTCATCGTCTTCGGGGTGGGACTCGTCTGTGCACTCACGTTAGCGACGGCCGCAGCGTCTATCGCTTCCGAGTCGTCAGGTTCGTTCGCTGGATCACCGACGGTCGACGTCGAGGGCGGGCTGTTCGGTGATCTGCTGGGAGCGCTCCAGTTCGACGGCGGTCCGGTCGCGAGCGTGCTGAACGTGCTGGTCTTTCTCCCCGGACTCGTCGGACTGGCGGTCATCGGCTACGGGATCGCGAACTATCTGGGCGCCGCGGAGATGGCTGGGCCAGTGGTGATGGTCCTGTTTGGGCTGGCTGCGATGGCGCTGTTCCCGATGGCGAGCGTCAGCCAGGATTTTCTGCGGAAGGCGGAGGGAACAAGCGGCGAACTGGCCCCGACTGTCGAGTCGGCGGTCAGCAGTGGTCCCGAGATCACGGTGTTTCTGACTCCACTGGTCGGGCTCGTCGTACTCGTCGGCCTGGGCGTCGCCGCGGTGGTGTTGACGCGCGGAGACGAACCCGAGGACCCGTCGACGGAGCCGACGGAGCTGCGAGAGATGCGCGATCTCCAGGGGGTCGGTGCGGCCGCCGGCCGCGCTGCCGAGGAACTGGCGGCCGACGAATCGTTCGAGAACGCAGTCTACGAGGCCTGGACGCGGATGACGCGGTCGCTGTCGGTCGAGAACCCAGAGACGACGACGCCCGGCGAGTTCGCCGACCACGCCGTCGCGGCCGGAGTCGATCCCGGCGATGTCGAGGAACTGACGCGGCTGTTCGAGGTCGTCCGGTACGGACAGACACCGGTCACCGACGACCGCCGTGAACGTGCCCGGTCGGCACTCGAACGGATCGAGGCGACCTACGCGGGGGACGACGGGACCGACACGAGGGAGCACGATGAGTAA
- a CDS encoding DUF58 domain-containing protein, with protein sequence MSKSLFDEASVEGDEEPYRYEPADADEKADDETVESTTESRLATRPVLALLTGAAFCLVGLVVGVGSLPGSSPTLEVFVVPTIGVVAVLFGLGWLADQFGGAGGGVDLPAVERIETVVPGADIDETLAAERASRAPYSERTAVRKRLRQVVLAALQKAGHDPERAEQLLDEEAWTDDPRAASFFTISGATASRMARITERVRTRIRRLLGRDSPFGRDARYTVDAAAELVSVGERAWNDPENPDVIDETAAETRRTRDLQPGLVATQRVRLVGGLVLVAVGVGIALQQPALLLVGAVGTGVLAHRYAGGVPDPDLHVRRTVAAEDPDPGDVVTVTVTVENTGESTLFDLRLVDGVPPTLEVVDGSPRRYTGLRPGASETISYDVTVESGQHTFDPLGVVARSASGAVERALTVGVDGETMLTCETSPTPDVERPISATVDRTVGSVVTDTGGAGVEFHSVREYRSGDPLRRIDWRQLAKGGELATRQFSVERSTTVVLVVDTRAEAFVASGPDAPTAVDRSVHAAASIVHELLYSNDRVGLATVGPQRCWVDPRGGASQWPLLKEAFSTHEAFVYPTGEERFLRLSTLHWLETRIPDGAQLVFFSPLTDDGGLQIARGLQARGYPLSVVSPRVTGTESPGRLVAHLERQLRLSRLRQCGLWAADWRADEPLGAAFDRTERRRQR encoded by the coding sequence ATGAGTAAGTCACTGTTCGACGAGGCGTCGGTCGAGGGAGACGAGGAACCGTACCGGTACGAACCCGCCGACGCTGACGAGAAAGCAGATGACGAGACCGTCGAATCGACCACGGAATCGCGGTTGGCGACCCGGCCGGTCCTGGCGTTGCTCACCGGCGCGGCGTTCTGTCTGGTCGGGCTGGTCGTCGGCGTCGGCTCGCTTCCGGGGTCGTCGCCGACCCTCGAAGTGTTCGTCGTCCCGACGATCGGCGTCGTGGCCGTGCTCTTCGGCCTGGGCTGGCTCGCAGACCAGTTCGGCGGGGCGGGCGGCGGTGTGGATCTTCCGGCAGTCGAACGGATCGAGACGGTCGTTCCCGGAGCCGACATCGACGAGACGCTCGCGGCCGAGCGAGCTTCGCGAGCACCGTACAGCGAACGGACAGCAGTGCGAAAGCGACTCCGGCAGGTCGTGCTCGCGGCGCTGCAGAAGGCCGGTCACGACCCCGAACGGGCCGAACAGTTGCTCGACGAGGAGGCCTGGACCGACGACCCGCGCGCGGCGTCGTTTTTCACTATCTCGGGGGCGACAGCTTCACGCATGGCCCGGATAACTGAGCGGGTACGCACCCGAATCCGGCGGCTACTCGGCCGTGACTCGCCGTTCGGGCGCGACGCCAGATACACGGTCGACGCGGCGGCCGAGTTGGTCAGCGTCGGTGAGCGGGCGTGGAACGACCCCGAGAATCCGGACGTGATCGACGAGACGGCAGCGGAGACGCGGCGGACCCGCGACCTGCAGCCGGGCCTGGTAGCGACACAGCGCGTCCGACTGGTCGGCGGTCTCGTCCTGGTTGCGGTCGGAGTTGGGATCGCGCTCCAGCAGCCGGCGCTACTGCTGGTCGGGGCCGTCGGGACGGGCGTGCTCGCACACCGGTACGCCGGTGGCGTTCCCGACCCCGACCTGCACGTCAGGCGGACCGTCGCGGCCGAGGACCCGGACCCAGGTGATGTCGTGACTGTCACCGTGACTGTCGAGAACACGGGCGAGTCGACGCTGTTCGACCTCCGACTGGTCGACGGCGTCCCGCCGACGCTGGAAGTAGTCGACGGGTCGCCCCGCCGGTACACCGGTCTCAGACCGGGCGCGAGTGAGACGATCAGCTACGACGTGACCGTCGAGTCCGGCCAGCATACGTTCGACCCGCTGGGCGTCGTCGCTCGCAGCGCCAGCGGGGCGGTCGAGCGAGCACTGACTGTCGGGGTCGATGGCGAGACGATGCTCACGTGCGAGACGTCGCCGACGCCCGACGTCGAGCGGCCGATCTCGGCGACGGTCGATCGCACGGTCGGGAGCGTCGTGACCGACACGGGCGGGGCGGGCGTCGAGTTCCACTCCGTCCGGGAGTACCGCTCGGGCGACCCGCTGCGGCGGATCGACTGGCGGCAACTCGCGAAAGGGGGTGAGCTGGCGACGAGGCAGTTCAGCGTCGAGCGCTCGACGACGGTCGTACTCGTCGTCGATACGCGAGCCGAGGCATTCGTCGCATCCGGGCCGGACGCACCCACGGCCGTCGATCGGAGCGTTCACGCCGCCGCCAGCATCGTCCACGAGTTGCTCTACAGCAACGACCGGGTCGGGCTGGCGACGGTCGGCCCCCAGCGGTGCTGGGTCGACCCGCGCGGCGGGGCGAGCCAGTGGCCGCTGCTCAAGGAGGCATTCTCGACTCACGAGGCGTTCGTCTACCCCACTGGCGAAGAACGATTCCTGCGGTTGAGTACGCTCCACTGGCTGGAGACGCGGATTCCCGACGGCGCGCAACTGGTCTTTTTCTCGCCGCTGACCGACGACGGGGGACTGCAGATCGCACGAGGACTGCAGGCCCGTGGCTACCCGCTCTCGGTCGTGAGCCCGCGAGTGACCGGCACGGAGTCGCCAGGCCGGCTCGTCGCTCACCTCGAACGACAGCTCCGGCTGTCGCGGCTGCGCCAGTGTGGTCTCTGGGCGGCCGATTGGCGGGCTGACGAGCCTCTCGGTGCCGCGTTCGACCGTACCGAACGCCGGAGGCAACGATGA
- a CDS encoding DUF7519 family protein, whose product MTETYESRRNADAGATTDEYTPSTAGIGLTVAVGLFGAVSTLLAGVWLGLAGVVLAGSGVYRGSRQLLGVGVVVLFGSVVVAGLLSVPGVVLVPAMVGTVLAWDVGENAVTVGEQFSAAAETWRGELVHATVSALVVTLFAVGAFAVYTISTGGYPLAAVALAVVGALVVLVGLGR is encoded by the coding sequence ATGACTGAAACGTACGAGTCGAGGCGGAACGCCGACGCCGGGGCGACGACCGACGAGTACACACCGTCGACGGCAGGAATCGGTCTGACGGTGGCAGTCGGTCTGTTCGGAGCGGTGAGTACACTCCTGGCGGGCGTCTGGCTCGGGCTGGCCGGCGTCGTACTCGCGGGCAGCGGTGTCTATCGAGGGTCGCGACAGCTCCTGGGCGTCGGCGTCGTCGTGCTGTTCGGTAGCGTCGTCGTGGCCGGGTTACTGTCGGTTCCTGGCGTCGTGCTGGTCCCGGCGATGGTGGGGACGGTACTTGCGTGGGACGTCGGCGAGAACGCGGTCACCGTTGGTGAGCAGTTCTCCGCGGCGGCCGAGACCTGGCGCGGCGAGCTGGTGCACGCTACCGTCAGCGCGCTCGTCGTCACGTTGTTCGCCGTCGGCGCGTTCGCCGTCTACACGATCTCGACCGGCGGCTACCCGCTCGCAGCGGTGGCGCTGGCTGTCGTCGGCGCGCTAGTCGTACTCGTTGGGCTCGGTCGCTGA
- a CDS encoding DUF7331 family protein: MTTNDASEQVTEDERYAAIETGDGETMIYDRDNPDAWVQSNYALEVGT, from the coding sequence ATGACCACGAACGACGCGAGCGAGCAAGTGACGGAAGACGAACGGTACGCCGCCATCGAGACCGGCGACGGCGAGACGATGATCTACGACCGGGACAACCCCGACGCGTGGGTACAGTCGAACTACGCCCTCGAGGTAGGCACATAA
- a CDS encoding potassium channel family protein — MKFVIVGFGRVGMRTARILGSEGHDVAIVEIDPKKVERAHKEGFEAYEGSGDDESLLEAAGVADADAIGALSGDLNVNFSACMIAKHYGARTVMRIDEDYRQEIYEKYAGEVDEVIYPEQLGAAGAKTALLGGNFNVLADLTEQLSVATIDVPEDADIVGRRVVEVELPGNARIYAHGRENEPMSIPLPQTTIEPGDSIAVMTDPDTLQQVRQGLGASA; from the coding sequence ATGAAGTTCGTCATCGTCGGATTCGGTCGGGTCGGCATGCGCACTGCGCGGATCCTCGGCAGCGAGGGCCACGACGTCGCGATCGTCGAGATCGATCCCAAAAAGGTCGAACGCGCCCACAAAGAGGGATTCGAAGCCTACGAGGGCAGCGGTGACGACGAGTCGCTACTCGAAGCGGCCGGCGTCGCTGATGCCGACGCCATCGGCGCGCTCTCGGGCGACCTCAACGTCAACTTCTCGGCGTGTATGATCGCCAAGCACTACGGTGCGCGGACGGTCATGCGCATCGACGAAGACTATCGCCAGGAGATCTACGAGAAGTACGCCGGCGAAGTCGACGAGGTGATCTACCCCGAACAACTCGGCGCGGCAGGGGCCAAGACCGCGCTGCTCGGCGGCAACTTCAACGTCCTGGCCGATCTGACCGAACAGCTCTCGGTCGCGACCATCGACGTCCCCGAAGACGCAGATATCGTGGGCCGGCGCGTCGTCGAGGTCGAACTCCCCGGCAACGCCCGGATCTACGCCCACGGTCGCGAGAACGAACCGATGTCGATCCCGCTGCCACAGACGACGATCGAACCCGGTGACAGCATCGCCGTGATGACCGATCCCGACACGCTCCAGCAGGTCCGGCAGGGGCTCGGCGCGAGCGCGTGA
- a CDS encoding DUF4382 domain-containing protein, whose protein sequence is MRRTVLLAAVATMLVLAGCAGAGPGTDSAAPTEGGPADDSTADTPGETGDGTQSGTVAFYLSDDPNDIDDFRYLNVTVTEVQFHYAGNGSDEEPTGTVTPEPTTTEMTAEATPVLTATTTPGMAAAAAQDDDAETVEDDESEDDDADEEGESETDEEREEESESAASADDDDDSEGEGRWITREVNGTSIDLTELQGANATLLENFSVPAGEYTQVRLVVGEINATLTDGSDQRVKLPSGRLKLNKPFTLGPNTSVDFVFDITVHKAGNSGKYILKPVAGESGTDQETDRRED, encoded by the coding sequence ATGCGCAGAACAGTCCTCCTCGCGGCCGTCGCGACGATGCTCGTCCTCGCCGGCTGTGCCGGCGCGGGCCCCGGAACCGACAGCGCCGCCCCGACCGAGGGCGGGCCAGCCGACGACTCGACCGCCGACACACCCGGAGAGACGGGTGACGGCACCCAGTCGGGAACGGTCGCGTTCTACCTCAGCGACGACCCGAACGACATCGACGACTTCAGATACCTGAACGTCACCGTCACGGAAGTCCAGTTCCACTACGCCGGCAACGGTTCCGACGAGGAGCCGACGGGCACGGTGACCCCAGAGCCGACCACGACAGAGATGACCGCCGAAGCGACGCCGGTGCTTACGGCCACGACGACGCCCGGAATGGCGGCCGCTGCTGCCCAGGATGACGACGCTGAGACTGTCGAGGACGACGAAAGCGAGGACGACGACGCCGACGAAGAGGGCGAGTCGGAAACCGACGAGGAGCGTGAAGAAGAGAGTGAGTCAGCAGCGAGTGCGGACGATGACGACGACAGCGAGGGCGAGGGGCGCTGGATCACCCGTGAAGTCAACGGGACGTCGATCGACCTGACCGAGTTGCAGGGCGCGAACGCGACGCTGCTGGAGAACTTCTCGGTGCCGGCCGGCGAGTACACGCAGGTCCGGCTGGTCGTCGGCGAGATTAACGCAACGCTGACGGACGGGAGCGACCAGCGGGTCAAGCTCCCGAGCGGGCGGCTGAAACTCAACAAACCGTTTACGCTCGGCCCGAACACCAGCGTGGACTTCGTCTTCGACATCACGGTCCACAAAGCCGGCAACAGCGGGAAGTACATCCTCAAACCAGTCGCCGGCGAGTCCGGCACCGATCAGGAGACCGACCGCCGCGAGGACTGA
- the rnz gene encoding ribonuclease Z, whose amino-acid sequence MRVTFLGTSGAVPTVERNPSAVLLRREGERLLFDCGEGTQRQMMRYSTGFGISHIFVTHLHADHVLGIPGLLQTLDFNDRTEPLAIHAPQGTRRRLEDLITAAGDRPTYPLRINQVQPGETVLDREDYRVEAFETDHRTTSVGYALVEDDRKGRFDREKAEEELGLPPGPEYSKLHAGEPVEHDGRTIRPEQIVGPPRPGRRVVYTGDTRPTAATVEAATDADLLIHEATFAEDRRDRAGQTGHTTAKQAAELANRAGAKQLVLTHISTRYAGNSDQLEREAREVFEGDHAEVADDGLKLDVPFPSE is encoded by the coding sequence ATGCGCGTGACGTTTCTGGGAACCAGCGGCGCCGTCCCGACGGTCGAGCGCAACCCCTCGGCCGTCCTCCTCCGGCGAGAGGGCGAGCGCCTCCTGTTCGACTGCGGCGAGGGCACCCAGCGCCAGATGATGCGCTACTCGACCGGCTTCGGGATCAGCCACATCTTCGTCACGCACCTCCACGCCGACCACGTCCTCGGGATTCCCGGCTTGCTCCAGACGCTCGATTTCAACGACCGGACCGAGCCGCTGGCTATCCACGCTCCGCAGGGGACGCGCAGGCGGCTCGAAGACCTGATCACGGCCGCCGGCGACCGCCCGACCTACCCGCTTCGCATCAATCAGGTCCAGCCCGGCGAGACCGTCCTCGACCGCGAGGACTACCGCGTCGAGGCCTTCGAGACCGACCACCGGACGACCTCGGTCGGCTACGCGCTCGTCGAAGACGACCGCAAGGGGCGGTTCGACCGCGAAAAGGCAGAGGAAGAGCTGGGCTTGCCGCCCGGGCCGGAGTATTCGAAACTCCACGCCGGCGAGCCGGTCGAGCACGACGGACGGACGATCAGGCCCGAGCAAATCGTCGGCCCGCCCCGCCCCGGACGCCGAGTCGTCTACACCGGCGACACGCGGCCGACAGCGGCGACGGTCGAAGCCGCCACCGATGCCGATCTGTTGATCCACGAGGCCACCTTCGCCGAGGACCGTCGCGACCGCGCTGGCCAGACGGGCCACACGACCGCCAAACAGGCCGCCGAACTGGCCAACCGGGCCGGCGCGAAACAGCTCGTCCTGACGCACATCTCCACGCGCTACGCCGGCAACAGCGACCAGCTCGAACGCGAAGCCCGCGAGGTCTTCGAGGGCGACCACGCCGAGGTCGCCGACGACGGTCTGAAACTGGACGTCCCGTTCCCGAGCGAGTGA
- a CDS encoding radical SAM protein: protein MRHDHHGAETDGHPGGSPVARDFARTPLIVSWETTQACGLECDHCRAEAQPERDPDELTTGEARTVIDQVASFGHPAPVLVFSGGDPLERPDLFELLDYADERGLPTAVTPAPTGNLTRDVVERFAEAGVRRMALSLDGPDADSHDTFRGESGSYERIQRAAEWAREAGLSIQINTTVTATTVTGLPGIAEHVSRLGAAMWEVFFLVPTGRGADLDQLSPTEADEVLAWLYRHQREVPYRVITVEAPQYRRVAREIDGDVTVGSTRAGSGFVFVSHRGRVYPSGFLPESAGSVREQSLVELYRDAPLFERLRDPETFSGPCGDCEYRDLCGGSRSRAHAATGDPFGSDPLCPLVAE, encoded by the coding sequence ATGAGACACGACCACCACGGGGCGGAGACGGACGGCCACCCCGGCGGCTCGCCGGTCGCCCGCGATTTCGCCCGAACGCCGCTGATCGTCTCCTGGGAGACCACGCAGGCCTGCGGGCTGGAGTGTGACCACTGCCGGGCGGAGGCCCAACCCGAACGCGACCCCGACGAACTGACGACCGGGGAGGCCAGGACGGTGATCGATCAGGTCGCATCGTTCGGCCATCCCGCGCCCGTCCTGGTCTTCTCGGGTGGCGACCCCCTCGAACGACCGGACCTGTTCGAACTACTGGACTACGCCGACGAGCGCGGCCTCCCGACGGCGGTCACGCCGGCCCCGACCGGGAATCTCACCCGGGACGTCGTCGAGCGGTTTGCCGAAGCTGGCGTCCGTCGGATGGCCCTCTCGCTGGACGGCCCGGACGCGGACAGTCACGACACCTTTCGTGGGGAGTCCGGGAGCTACGAGCGGATCCAGCGCGCGGCCGAGTGGGCCCGCGAGGCCGGCCTCTCGATCCAGATCAACACGACTGTCACTGCGACGACCGTCACCGGCCTCCCCGGGATCGCCGAGCACGTCTCGCGACTGGGTGCGGCTATGTGGGAGGTATTCTTCCTCGTGCCCACGGGCCGGGGTGCCGACCTCGACCAGCTGTCTCCCACTGAAGCCGACGAGGTACTGGCCTGGCTCTATCGCCACCAGCGAGAGGTCCCTTATCGGGTGATCACCGTCGAAGCGCCCCAGTACCGCCGAGTCGCCCGCGAGATCGACGGCGACGTCACCGTCGGCTCGACCCGTGCGGGATCGGGGTTCGTCTTCGTCAGCCACCGTGGCCGGGTCTATCCCTCCGGGTTCCTCCCCGAGTCTGCCGGCTCCGTTCGGGAACAGAGTCTCGTCGAACTGTACCGCGACGCGCCGCTGTTCGAACGGCTGCGCGACCCCGAGACGTTCTCGGGCCCCTGCGGCGACTGCGAGTATCGCGACCTGTGTGGCGGCTCCCGATCACGTGCCCACGCCGCGACCGGCGATCCGTTCGGCAGCGATCCGCTCTGTCCGCTGGTCGCGGAGTGA